A single window of Solanum dulcamara chromosome 5, daSolDulc1.2, whole genome shotgun sequence DNA harbors:
- the LOC129888622 gene encoding NAC domain-containing protein 43 has protein sequence MNLSVNGQSQVPPGFRFHPTEEELLHYYLRKKVAYEKIDLDVIRDVDLNKLEPWDIQEKCRIGSTPQNDWYFFSHKDKKYPTGTRTNRATAAGFWKATGRDKVIHSNGKRIGMRKTLVFYKGRAPHGQKSDWIMHEYRLDDNINISQEPVNVNVNESSNQEEGWVVCRVFKKKNYHKALESPQSSSAALSRSSTLIQKPNNDGVLDQILMYMGRSCKQQDLENKHNNNNLLLNNINNIHLDDHIMQINNTNSFMINNNNNRFIHLPGLENHHSPTNNMDDVSSLQLIQQDCCSFGEMLTQTHPKIGPGPGPVEMRWSHTNSTGSGPSDWASLDRLVASQLNGHDHLENISSNNDICFPLHHHGRPNDDDDALSQSQAHDDDIEFWSYARSSSSSPSDPLCHLSV, from the exons ATGAATCTGTCAGTAAATGGGCAATCTCAAGTGCCTCCCGGATTCCGTTTTCATCCCACGGAGGAAGAACTTCTTCACTATTACTTGAGGAAAAAGGTTGCCTATGAGAAAATTGATCTTGACGTTATTCGCGATGTTGATCTCAACAAGCTCGAACCATGGGACATTCAAG aGAAGTGCAGAATAGGATCGACACCACAAAACGATTGGTACTTCTTCAGTCACAAAGACAAGAAGTATCCGACAGGAACTCGAACCAATCGTGCTACTGCAGCGGGGTTCTGGAAGGCTACTGGTCGCGATAAAGTCATACACAGCAACGGTAAGAGAATAGGGATGAGAAAGACCTTAGTCTTTTATAAAGGACGCGCCCCTCATGGTCAGAAATCAGATTGGATCATGCACGAGTATCGCCTTGACGACAACATCAATATTTCCCAAGAACCCGTCAACGTTAAC GTCAATGAATCAAGTAACCAGGAAGAAGGGTGGGTGGTGTGCCGTGTgttcaagaagaagaattatCATAAGGCTCTTGAGAGTCCTCAGAGCTCATCAGCAGCACTCTCCAGGAGTAGTACACTTATTCAGAAACCAAACAACGACGGCGTTCTTGATCAAATACTCATGTACATGGGAAGGTCATGCAAACAGCAAGACTTGGAAAacaaacacaacaacaacaacctcctcctcaacaacatcaataacaTTCACTTAGATGATCATATAATGCAAATAAATAACACCAACTCCTTCatgatcaacaacaacaataatagatTCATCCACCTCCCTGGCCTAGAGAATCATCATTCTCCAACCAACAACATGGATGACGTGTCATCTCTCCAACTTATCCAACAAGATTGCTGTAGTTTCGGTGAGATGCTCACACAAACTCATCCGAAAATTGGGCCTGGGCCTGGGCCTGTTGAGATGAGATGGTCACACACTAATTCAACGGGATCTGGTCCAAGTGATTGGGCATCTCTCGATCGTCTGGTGGCTTCTCAACTTAACGGCCACGATCATTTggaaaatatttcatcaaacaaCGACATATGTTTTCCTCTTCATCATCATGGGAGACCAAATGATGACGACGATGCGCTCTCCCAATCTCAAGCACATGATGACGACATTGAATTTTGGAGCTACGCTCGATCGTCCTCATCATCACCCTCCGATCCATTATGCCACTTGTCGGTTTGA
- the LOC129888623 gene encoding uncharacterized protein LOC129888623, producing MGNCLFGGVGDGNEDMVKVITSTGGIMEFVAPVTVEFIAEEFPGHGIFRSQDLFWKPLPAQEVLLAGQSYYLLPLNKEQSNNIIEDNVMAKIEIGHVRSNSVPLPPQIQNLVVAPYRMSFDSQGLLKRSYTEALYSYNNSNSNSRRQKQSKKKNGGGFWKVKLVISPKQLLEILSQETATQELIESVRTVAKCGKTTGSANSVGFSDSWSLSSSRNTSSYKDALFSLD from the coding sequence ATGGGGAATTGCTTGTTTGGAGGAGTTGGAGATGGAAATGAAGACATGGTGAAAGTGATTACATCCACCGGTGGAATCATGGAATTCGTTGCTCCCGTTACAGTCGAATTCATTGCAGAAGAATTTCCGGGGCATGGAATATTTAGAAGCCAGGATCTTTTCTGGAAGCCACTGCCAGCGCAAGAAGTACTACTTGCAGGACAGTCTTATTATCTACTGCCGCTCAACAAAGAACAAAGCAATAATATTATTGAGGATAATGTTATGGCCAAGATAGAAATAGGACATGTAAGATCAAATAGTGTGCCACTTCCTcctcaaattcaaaatctagTGGTTGCACCGTATAGAATGTCGTTCGATAGCCAAGGATTATTAAAAAGGTCTTATACAGAAGCGTTGTATAGCTACAACAACAGCAATAGCAATAGCCGCCGTCAGAAGCAGAGCAAGAAGAAGAACGGAGGCGGTTTTTGGAAAGTGAAATTGGTCATAAGTCCAAAACAACTATTGGAGATTTTATCACAAGAGACTGCAACACAAGAGCTGATTGAGAGTGTCAGAACTGTTGCTAAATGCGGCAAAACTACTGGATCCGCCAACTCCGTAGGATTTTCAGATTCATGGAGTCTTTCGAGTAGTAGAAACACTTCATCCTACAAAGATGCTTTATTTTCGTTAGATTAG
- the LOC129890244 gene encoding alcohol dehydrogenase-like 4, translating into MASNGISHVNGTLPKVITCRAAVAYGPGQPLMIEQVQVDPPNKMEVRIKILFTSICHTDLSAWKGENEAQRAYPRILGHEASGVVESVGEGVIDMKAGDQVVPIFNGECGDCVYCKSSKKTNLCGKFRVNPFKSVMDSDGKCRFRNKDGKPIYHFLNTSTFSEYTVLDSACLVKIDPRAPLDKMTLLSCGVSTGLGAAWNTADVQTGETVAVFGLGAVGLAVVEGARTRGASKIIGVDINPEKRIKGQAIGITDFINPKEIDVPVHEKIREMTGGGVHYSFECAGNMEVLREAFSSTHDGWGMAIVLGIHPTPRLLSLHPMELFDGRRIVASVFGDFKGKSQLPLFAKQCMAGVVKLDEFITHRLPFEKINEAFQLLVDGKSLRCLLHL; encoded by the exons ATGGCTTCCAACGGCATTTCCCATGTAAATGGTACGCTTCCAAAGGTCATCACTTGCAGAG CTGCTGTAGCCTATGGTCCGGGGCAGCCCTTGATGATAGAACAAGTGCAGGTCGATCCACCGAACAAAATGGAGGTCCGAATCAAGATCCTCTTTACTTCCATCTGCCATACGGATCTCAGTGCTTGGAAAGGCGAG AACGAAGCTCAACGAGCTTACCCTCGAATTCTGGGACATGAAGCGTCAGG AGTGGTGGAAAGCGTAGGAGAAGGTGTGATAGACATGAAAGCGGGAGATCAGGTAGTACCTATTTTCAATGGAGAATGCGGAGACTGCGTTTACTGCAAATCGTCAAAGAAAACCAATTTGTGTGGCAAGTTCCGAGTGAATCCCTTCAAAAGCGTCATGGACAGCGACGGAAAGTGCAGGTTCAGGAACAAGGATGGCAAACCCATTTATCATTTTCTTAATACTTCCACATTTAGCGAGTACACCGTCCTTGATTCAGCCTGCTTAGTCAAGATTGACCCTCGTGCCCCACTTGACAAGATGACCTTGCTTAGCTGCGGCGTATCCACTG GTCTAGGAGCTGCGTGGAACACGGCTGACGTTCAAACAGGGGAAACGGTGGCGGTCTTCGGATTAGGAGCTGTTGGTTTGGCC GTTGTGGAAGGGGCACGAACCAGAGGTGCGTCGAAGATCATAGGAGTGGATATTAACCCTGAAAAACGTATTAAAG GTCAAGCAATTGGAATTACCGATTTCATCAACCCCAAAGAAATTGATGTACCCGTCCATGAG aaaataagagaaatgacTGGAGGGGGCGTGCATTATAGCTTTGAGTGTGCTGGAAATATGGAAGTTCTTCGAGAGGCATTTTCATCCACACATGAT GGATGGGGCATGGCAATTGTTTTAGGAATTCATCCGACACCAAGATTGTTGTCACTCCATCCTATGGAACTGTTCGATGGCCGAAGGATTGTGGCTTCTGTCTTTGGTGACTTCAAAGGAAAATCCCAACTCCCTCTTTTTGCTAAACAATGCATGGCTGGG GTGGTGAAATTGGACGAGTTTATTACTCACAGACTCCCATTTGAGAAGATCAATGAAGCTTTTCAATTGCTTGTGGATGGCAAATCCTTGAGATGCCTTCTTCATCTTTGA
- the LOC129890816 gene encoding uncharacterized protein LOC129890816, whose translation MTIKLVIGGLTLNIISAYAPQVGLDEEIKRRFWEDLDEVVVSISPTEKLFIREDFNGHIGSVSTGYDEVHGGFGFGCRNGGGASLLDFAKAFRLMVDNSSFPKKEEQLVTFRSSRTATQIDFLLLIKDDKSLCKDCKVIPSDNLTTQHKLLVMDLDIRRKKKKRVVDDRLRIRWGRFTLSSALEMGEKLMAMGAWDRRGGCK comes from the coding sequence atgacgaTTAAGTTAGTcattggagggcttaccttgaacattattagtgcctaCGCGCCGCAAGTGGGGTTGGACGAGGAGATAAAAAGGCGTTTTTGGGAGGACTTGGACGAAGTGGTGGTCAGTATATCGCCTACTGAGAAATTGTTCATAAGAgaagatttcaatgggcacattgggTCTGTTTCGACGGGCTATGACGAGGTGCATGGAGGATTTGGCTTCGGGTGCAGGAATGGTGGAGGAGCCTCACTCCTGGATTTCGCAAAAGCTTTTAGATTAATGGTGGACAACTCGAGttttccaaagaaggaggagCAATTGGTAACCTTTCGTAGCTCGAGAACGGCGACGCAAATAGACTTTTTGCTCCTTATAAAAGATGATAAAAGCCTCTGTAAGGACTGCAAGGTCATACCAAGTGATAATCTTACGACCCAACACAAGTTATTGGTCATGGACTTGGAcataagaaggaagaagaagaagagggtcgtgGATGACCGATTGAGGATTAGGTGGGGTCGTTTTACTCTgtctagtgccctagagatgggggAGAAGCTGATGGCTATGGGGGCGTGGGATAGAAGGGGGGGATGCAAGTAG